The window GCCCCCAAAAGGAAAACAAGGGAAAAGGACCAAATTTATTTTGCAGTTCATCACGTAATGAGGGTGGGTTAGAATAACAATCAGGAGCCTTCACTCCATCGGCATGGTATTGAGGCCTCGGCGTGACAGAATAATCTGCTGAAGAATACATATTATACCACCAAAACATTTTGGAACAGGTAAAGTTCGGATCTATTTTTTTTGCCTTTTCCCAAATTTTTTCTCCGATTACCAGATGATTGGATTGTTTCCAAAACTTTACTTCAGCATCGGTGCGGTCATACCAACCATTCCCGACAACTCCATGTTCACTAGGCCACTTTCCGGTTAGATAAGTACTTTGAACGCTTGTCGTAACGCCAGGTAACATTGGTTCTATGAAGGTTTGATTTCGTTTTTCCAAATACTGCTTTAAAAAAGGAGTAAAATCCGAAACTAATGAATTTGAAAGCCCGACGACATTGATGACAACTGTCTTCCGAAATTGTTTTTTTATTTTTGCCATAAGATGATTTTTATTTAACTGATCCCGAATGTTTTTTTTACCCAATCAATTTCCCGAATAATGGAAGATTCCATCGACATCTGAAGAGATTCTGGGAGAACATTCCATGTATAAGTTTCGATTTCTAAGATGTTTGTAAATGGAAACTTTTTATGTTCCTCTAAGACATAAGAAAGTTCTTCTTGGGTAGAAAACAAACTTCCATATGATTCCAAAAAAATGGGAACGTGGAAATGGATACGCCATTCATCCCCAATACTCACTCCATTTGCAATGGCTTCTCCTAAGTCTCGATACGAGATTTTTGACCCGTCATTTTGAATCGCTACTACTTGGTGTAAGTATTTTTTTTCATCAAATGGTCTTAATACTTCTAAAATTGATTCAGTGGGTTCTGTAAATTTGACTTTTAATGCCGAACTCACTTGAATCCGACCTACTTTGATTCCAGTTCGTTTTAATTCGGTTAGCAGAAGTTCATTTATTTCGTGTGTTACTGCTAGGTGGCATACATCCAAACACAATCGAATATGCTCCTTAATTTGTATGATAGCATTGTTTTTTTGGAATCCAAATTCACTGTTCAGAATGGTGAATGCTTGGGGGATTAATTGATCTTCATACCATTGGATAAAATTCGAAAAGGTTCCAATCAATCCATCTGGTTCTGGTTCCAAATCTAAGTGTAAAACTCGACCAAATTCCATCTTAAAACGAATCAAATCAACAAGAGTTTGTATGATATTTTGAGTGCATTTCTCCTTTCTTTGATTTGAATCGATTTGATTTGAATCAAAATAAAAATAGGAAAGTGGAGGTGTGGAGACTCCACCCTCTTCACCTTCAGGCAATAATTCATGTAGGATGGAAAAAAGCCTTTTTGTATATTCATATCTTGTTTGTGTCGACCAATCCGGTTTGTAGACGTTTTCTTTGACAACATCAGAATGGAATCCACCAAAAGGAAATCCATTGATGGAAATCACATACATGGATTCTTTTTGTAACCATTCTTTCCATTCGGACAAATGATCTGCTTCCATGAGTGAGAGGGAAGCTTCGTCGGACAATCTAAGTCCAATTGCGAATGGATGGTCAGGGGAAATTTGACTTTTAATTTTAGGTAGATAGGTTTTTAATTCAAGGAAGTGATCCTTCCAAGATTCTCCTGGATGGATATTCGAACAATATGTTAGGTTACCATATTTAGTCTTCACTTCCATCCAACCAAACGATCGTATGCAGATTCTAACAAAGATAAATGAATTGTATAAACTTCCTTTGGAAAACCAATTCCTTCTAACATTAGCAAGGTGAGTTTTCCGCCTAAGTGTTCTTGGAATTCTTTTAGAGCAAGTTCCAAATTCTCTTTTCCGTTTTTGAGAAGCACGGGATGGTTAAATTGAAACCCAAGATCTCTTAATAAATTTAAAATTCGATTCAACTCGGATTCTTGCAAAAAACCAGAAAGATACGAATAAATGGAATCCAAAGCCATTCCGATTGCCACCGCTTCGCCATGACGGATGGAAAAATTTGCCAAGTATTCTAATTTATGAGCAAACCAATGTCCAAAATCAAGTGGGCGAGAAGAACCAAACTCGAAAGGATCTCCATTTTGAATGTGTTCCATATGAAGCCTTGCACATTCATAAACTAAATGTTCCATCGTAGTCAGGTCCCGATGGGTGAGTTCAGAAACATGAGATTCCATCCATTCAAAAAAAACTTTGTTTTTGATTAGAGAAACTTTCACTGCTTCTGCCATACCAGAACGCCAATCCCTATCTTCTAAAGAGACTAAAAACGAAGAATCATTGAATACAGCGACAGGAGGTGCAAAGGTTCCAAGAAAATTTTTTTTTCCAAAATAATTAATACTATTTTTAACACCAACACCAGAATCATTTTGAGAAAGTACAGTTGTTGGGATTCGAATCAAACGAATGCCTCGATGTGCAACAGCTGCCGCATAACCAACCATATCTAAAATAGCACCACCACCGATCACCATAAGATAAGAATGCCGATCAATTCCATATTGGTTGATAGCTGACACAACTAATTCCCAACCATTTGAATCATTTTTTGATGTTTCTCCACCTGGAAGAATAATGAGATCTTCAATCAATTGTACAGATTCTACATTTGATTGAAAATATTGAGGGATGGATTCTAAAATTTTGTTGTGAAAGTTGAATAACCCTTGGTCAATCACAACCAAAACCTTCTTTTTCATTTTGTCAGTTTTTTTAGATTGGAAAAATTCACTGAGTAGTATGTTTTCCAATGAAAATAATTCTTTGGTAAAAAAAACATCATACTCATAGGTAACTTGGAATTCAGACCGAATGTTTTTCGAACGATTCTCTTTCATCGTATTTAGGTCACTGCAAAATATTTGGAGATGGAGAAAGAGATTGGTAACAAACTTAGAATGAGAAAGGCCAATGGCACCATCCCAAAGGCTGCTGCAAAACTAGCATTCAAAATAATGAGAGTGATTACACCCATTTTCACCGCGTTACCAATTCGTTTGGGACTTGGATTTTGGAACGCTTGCCAAAGTGGAGGGAAAAGGAAAATGGAATGTAATAGGATAAAAGGAATTGTTATCGCTACATTATGATTATGGTAAGACAAAAAAGTTTGTGAGAATAAAACTAGGGCATATAAAAAGAAAGCATAGAGAAACTTACTTTTTCCACCTCCGCTTACTTCGTTTTGGCTAATGAGGGTGATCGCTGCTATGTATACGAACGGTAAAATGGCAAGACTCATTCCGAACGAGGGGATAGTTTTGATCAAAGTCATACCTAAGATTAAGTTAAACCCACGGCATAATCCCATTACCAATGGTCCAAAAATGATACTATGTTTTGCGAATCGATTATAGAGTAAGATTAAAAATACAATACAGATGGATATAACCAAACTAATTTCACTGTATAAACAGGAAAAAAATACACCTAAAACAAGTAAGGCGGTTCCTAATAAGAATGCGTGTAAAGATGAGACTTTACCTGAAGGAATGGGCCTTTCTGGTCTTTCTTTGGAATCTAATTCTTCATCAAAAAAATCATTGAGTACAACCCCTCCCCCATACAAACAAACACTCGCAAGAAGCAGAAACATAGCTTCCTTTTCCCAAGGGAAAGAAACGATGGCCATACCTGCCAAACTATCGGCGATCGCTGTAACGAGGTTAGCTGGTCTTAGTAAAATGAGATATTGTTTGAAATTCATTTAGTCGATAAAAAGAGAATTTTGATTCCGCTTTGGTTGTTGCCCTCCGCGTAAAACAGAATTCCCATGAAATTTGTCACTTGGATCGGAAGACAGTCCATTTTCAAAATCAGAAACATGGATTTGTCCACTTTTGGCAAATGCTTCAATTGCATTCTCGTATGTTACCTTACGGATCACATCATGAGAGATCCCTCTTGACACCATGAGCGCTGCCGTTTTTGGTATGGCCAATGGATCAGAGATCCCCCAGTCAGCACTCGAATTGATCATAATCTTTTCGGCCCCATATTCTTCCACTATGGATACCATTCTTTTGTTTCCCATCTTCGTAAAAGGGTAAATTGTAAACGCAGCATAAAAACCTTGATCTAACACTGATTTCACGGTTTCTTCGTTATTATGATCGACAACGACGAAAGAAGGGTCAAGCCCATGTTCTAATGCAATCGACATGCTCCTTTCCGTTCCTCTCTTTTTATCACGGTGAGGAGTGTGAATTTGAACAGGCAATTTTGCTTCTTTTGCAAGCTCAAGCTGCAAACGATAGTATTTCTCTTCTAATTCAGTTTGATCATCAAATCCAATTTCACCGATCCCAACAACTCCCTCTTTATAGATATAAAGTGGTAAAATTTCCATCACTTCATCAGCCAAACGTTCATTATTCGCTTCTCTTGAATTTAAGCCAATAGTACAATAATGTTTGATTCCAAACTGAGAGGAGCGGAATCGTTCCCATCCAACAAGACTGCTGTAATAATCCTTAAAAGTGGATAGACCTGTGCGAGGTTGCCCTACCCAAAAAGCTGGTTCGATCACAGCAACAATGCCAGCTTGTGCCATATTTTGATAATCATCAGTCGTGCGGGAAACCATATGGATATGAGGATCAAAAAACCGAAACCCTCGGATTTTTTCTTGGAATTCATCCCATTTTAATTCCACATGAGTTGGAATTTCATTGGAATCATTTTGGTTTTCAAAGTGGGAAGGATGATTCGATGTTTGGTGATTGTTTTCGCACATAAAAATTACTTAAAAACGATACTTAGTTTAGACCAATCCCATTTTCTTTTTTGAATTTCTTCTTTGTATTTTGGATATTTTATGAACAAAGATTGAAAACTGTTCCAATTTGATTCGGAACAAATCAAAGAAGCCGCAATTTGATCTTCCTCTTTTTCGGATAAAAAAAGTCTTTCGATCAAACTGATTTCTGATTCTGAAACATACAGAGATACCAATTGCCATACATTGGCAGGAACGTCTCTTCCTGCAGCCCATCTTTCTTTGACAAAATCGATGGTACTGAAAGCTAAATTTAGATTTTTTCTTTCTATTAAACCGTAAATCAATTCGATTGGTTTGGCGTTAAAAATCGTTTTTAAAACCAATTGGTTCCAAGCTAACTCAGAAAAATATTGGAAAGGAAATGGGTTTTGAATCGCGATCGCATCAAAAACAAACCCCATATTGGAACGAACTGCGTCGGTTGCCTTCGGTAACCAAACTTCAGGAAAGGGAAGCAATGGTAGGGCAGAAAATAAAGCAACCAACTCATTTAATTCCGCAGTGTCAAACAAAGTTTCAATCGTTTGGATGCATTGGTCTTTGGGAAAATCGGAAACAAAAGTTAGTAACCAAACACGACTTAAACGAACTAAATTCCAATGTTCCACTTGGAAACCAGGAATCTCCGGAATCAAATTTTGTGAGGTTTTTTGGATTGTGGTTTTTTGGATAAACCTAGGTGTTTTGACAAAGGATGTCATGAGGGCCAAGGAATCCGTTTTCGGTATGGAATCCAACCATTGGATTTCTTCCTGTGTTGTATGGTCTTGCAATACCTGATAAAGAATGGAAGAATACGAAGGAAACATAGAGGCGACAATTGAAATCATTTTTCTGATCAAAGTCCAAGTAAACCAATTAATCGCCCGATTTTTCAATCTAGCTTTTACCAGCTATCCATCAGGACAAAAAAGTATGTCTCTTACAAAACCGAAAAAATAGTATCCAAACCGTAACATAAACTGTACAAAATCCATCCATTCATTTAGGTATCCTACGCATTTGGAAATTTATGGGTAGGAAAGAGAAATGGACCTAAGTCCACTGGCAAAACGAAGGGAGTATCCAATGCACAAACAGTTTCACTATCTAATTCTCGGACTCTTTATTTGTGTGACCTTAAGTTTTGGAACAGGGGAAATCGGAGCACAGTTCATCACACCTGTCAAAAAAGAAGCTCCTGAGCCACCACCGGCAGCTCCTCCTACGCCACCACAAGAACCGACCAAAGAACAAACGAAAGAAACTCCTCCCGTGGAAGAGCAAACTGATTATGTAAGTCCCATGAAGGGAAATTTGCCAGGAGAGTACTTTAAAAATTTTCAAATCACGAACAAACAAAAAAAAGCAATCCAGGAAAACAAAAACCTTTGGTTTGCAGACCGGTTCCGAGTGGGGTTTGGGTTAAGGCCAAAAGTTGATTCATTGTACAATACTGACTTCGATCGTTCCACGTCTGATAACAGAAATACTGTGAGTAACCAAACGCAGTTTTATTTAGTGGGTGATGTTTCACCTAACATTACTTTTAAAATGACATTTCAAGATGTAAGATTATGGGGCGGCGAAATTGTCACTGGTTCTTCTGACCAAAAACTTGGAGTGATCTCCAATGTTGGAACCACGATCGATACAACACGGCAACGAGAATTTGCGATGAACAATTATACTGGATTTAGAGAAGCATTTTTGGATCTAAAAACTACAAACCAAATGTTTCGAGTCCGAACAGGTCGTCAAATATTAGACTTTGGTGATGGAAGGATTCTAGGAGCACGTAACGATAGTTTAAATGGAAATTCGTTTGATGCCGTCAGGACAACACTAACTGTACAAAAACAGAGTTTGGATATCTTCGGTGCCATTGTCAGTTCTGAAAACAATGCCAATAGTATGGTTTCCAATAATTCAACAAGACTAGGTGGTCCGGGTAATGCTTCCTATTATGGAGTCCATTACGGAATCAAACCATGGGAATGGTTGGGTATTGAGGTATATAATTTCACTCTCTACAAACAAAAATTAAAAGCAACGAACACAACTCCGTATGGATCAGATATTTATTATCGAGACCCTGACCAGTTGAATACAACTGGATTTCGATTGACCAATCGTACGAAAGGGAATGCATTACCAAAAGAAACAGGGATTGATTGGATGGTAGAGGCCGCTTGGCAAACAGGATTTACTGGAGAAAGAGTATCTCCAGACTGGATCAATCAAAACGGGGCACTTAAAACCAATCGAGTCACGGGAGAACCACCTCCGCATTCGGATCCTGTTCGATACAAAGCAAATATCGTAGCAGCTCAGTTAGGTTACACTCCTGTCAAAGAGTTTAGGATCGGAATCCAATATGTCCAAGCATCAGGAGATCCCAATCGAAATGATAGCAGTGCTGCAACTTACAATCCATTATTTGCAACACGTAGGATGGCCGGAGGAGCCATTCCTTTTGCTGGGAACGGAAACTCTGGGTTGGTTTTTTGGCAAAATATCAAAGATTACTCAGTTCATATCAAATTTGAATCATCAAAATGGGGAACATTCATCATTAACCCTCACTGGTATTACAAAACGAAGTTACAAGACGGTTATTACGAAAATAATA of the Leptospira biflexa serovar Patoc strain 'Patoc 1 (Paris)' genome contains:
- the eboE gene encoding metabolite traffic protein EboE, which gives rise to MEVKTKYGNLTYCSNIHPGESWKDHFLELKTYLPKIKSQISPDHPFAIGLRLSDEASLSLMEADHLSEWKEWLQKESMYVISINGFPFGGFHSDVVKENVYKPDWSTQTRYEYTKRLFSILHELLPEGEEGGVSTPPLSYFYFDSNQIDSNQRKEKCTQNIIQTLVDLIRFKMEFGRVLHLDLEPEPDGLIGTFSNFIQWYEDQLIPQAFTILNSEFGFQKNNAIIQIKEHIRLCLDVCHLAVTHEINELLLTELKRTGIKVGRIQVSSALKVKFTEPTESILEVLRPFDEKKYLHQVVAIQNDGSKISYRDLGEAIANGVSIGDEWRIHFHVPIFLESYGSLFSTQEELSYVLEEHKKFPFTNILEIETYTWNVLPESLQMSMESSIIREIDWVKKTFGIS
- a CDS encoding 3-dehydroquinate synthase; amino-acid sequence: MKENRSKNIRSEFQVTYEYDVFFTKELFSLENILLSEFFQSKKTDKMKKKVLVVIDQGLFNFHNKILESIPQYFQSNVESVQLIEDLIILPGGETSKNDSNGWELVVSAINQYGIDRHSYLMVIGGGAILDMVGYAAAVAHRGIRLIRIPTTVLSQNDSGVGVKNSINYFGKKNFLGTFAPPVAVFNDSSFLVSLEDRDWRSGMAEAVKVSLIKNKVFFEWMESHVSELTHRDLTTMEHLVYECARLHMEHIQNGDPFEFGSSRPLDFGHWFAHKLEYLANFSIRHGEAVAIGMALDSIYSYLSGFLQESELNRILNLLRDLGFQFNHPVLLKNGKENLELALKEFQEHLGGKLTLLMLEGIGFPKEVYTIHLSLLESAYDRLVGWK
- the eboC gene encoding UbiA-like protein EboC (EboC, a homolog the polyprenyltransferase UbiA, belongs to system of proteins involved in the trafficking of precursor metabolites to an extracytoplasmic compartment so that the biosynthesis of certain natural products, such as scytonemin, can be completed.), giving the protein MNFKQYLILLRPANLVTAIADSLAGMAIVSFPWEKEAMFLLLASVCLYGGGVVLNDFFDEELDSKERPERPIPSGKVSSLHAFLLGTALLVLGVFFSCLYSEISLVISICIVFLILLYNRFAKHSIIFGPLVMGLCRGFNLILGMTLIKTIPSFGMSLAILPFVYIAAITLISQNEVSGGGKSKFLYAFFLYALVLFSQTFLSYHNHNVAITIPFILLHSIFLFPPLWQAFQNPSPKRIGNAVKMGVITLIILNASFAAAFGMVPLAFLILSLLPISFSISKYFAVT
- a CDS encoding TatD family hydrolase is translated as MCENNHQTSNHPSHFENQNDSNEIPTHVELKWDEFQEKIRGFRFFDPHIHMVSRTTDDYQNMAQAGIVAVIEPAFWVGQPRTGLSTFKDYYSSLVGWERFRSSQFGIKHYCTIGLNSREANNERLADEVMEILPLYIYKEGVVGIGEIGFDDQTELEEKYYRLQLELAKEAKLPVQIHTPHRDKKRGTERSMSIALEHGLDPSFVVVDHNNEETVKSVLDQGFYAAFTIYPFTKMGNKRMVSIVEEYGAEKIMINSSADWGISDPLAIPKTAALMVSRGISHDVIRKVTYENAIEAFAKSGQIHVSDFENGLSSDPSDKFHGNSVLRGGQQPKRNQNSLFID
- a CDS encoding EboA domain-containing protein; its protein translation is MISIVASMFPSYSSILYQVLQDHTTQEEIQWLDSIPKTDSLALMTSFVKTPRFIQKTTIQKTSQNLIPEIPGFQVEHWNLVRLSRVWLLTFVSDFPKDQCIQTIETLFDTAELNELVALFSALPLLPFPEVWLPKATDAVRSNMGFVFDAIAIQNPFPFQYFSELAWNQLVLKTIFNAKPIELIYGLIERKNLNLAFSTIDFVKERWAAGRDVPANVWQLVSLYVSESEISLIERLFLSEKEEDQIAASLICSESNWNSFQSLFIKYPKYKEEIQKRKWDWSKLSIVFK
- a CDS encoding alginate export family protein — encoded protein: MHKQFHYLILGLFICVTLSFGTGEIGAQFITPVKKEAPEPPPAAPPTPPQEPTKEQTKETPPVEEQTDYVSPMKGNLPGEYFKNFQITNKQKKAIQENKNLWFADRFRVGFGLRPKVDSLYNTDFDRSTSDNRNTVSNQTQFYLVGDVSPNITFKMTFQDVRLWGGEIVTGSSDQKLGVISNVGTTIDTTRQREFAMNNYTGFREAFLDLKTTNQMFRVRTGRQILDFGDGRILGARNDSLNGNSFDAVRTTLTVQKQSLDIFGAIVSSENNANSMVSNNSTRLGGPGNASYYGVHYGIKPWEWLGIEVYNFTLYKQKLKATNTTPYGSDIYYRDPDQLNTTGFRLTNRTKGNALPKETGIDWMVEAAWQTGFTGERVSPDWINQNGALKTNRVTGEPPPHSDPVRYKANIVAAQLGYTPVKEFRIGIQYVQASGDPNRNDSSAATYNPLFATRRMAGGAIPFAGNGNSGLVFWQNIKDYSVHIKFESSKWGTFIINPHWYYKTKLQDGYYENNNYVAGSKATGETASTEDFYNTEAYNPNRPKLGKHVATEVNLIYIITPFENVSFWFGASSLYAGDAIRNQKNNPYETDPYRRYDFKPNASFFTFQSVFAI